One Anthonomus grandis grandis chromosome 12, icAntGran1.3, whole genome shotgun sequence DNA window includes the following coding sequences:
- the LOC126742953 gene encoding uncharacterized protein LOC126742953: MADGRKRLSGSQYRKRKLEKEEDDRRLAGSLKKFFASSTNPQPAQRQPSTSQRPDVQPLTSTEADADVEQPNDGDQQPSGDELKQDDHSTNTPANTQTENIEAIQVNEERFKDPALVRANIPNY, translated from the coding sequence atGGCTGATGGTCGAAAGAGGCTTTCTGGTTCCCAATACCGAAAAAGGAAGCTAGAAAAGGAGGAAGATGACAGGCGGTTAGCAGGttcgttaaaaaagttttttgcgtCATCAACGAACCCACAACCGGCACAACGTCAACCTTCAACAAGCCAAAGGCCGGATGTTCAACCTTTGACGTCAACTGAAGCCGATGCCGATGTAGAACAACCAAATGATGGAGATCAACAACCATCAGGAGATGAACTGAAACAAGATGATCACTCGACGAATACGCCAGCAAATACGCAAACTGAGAACATTGAAGCTATTCAGGTAAATGAAGAACGATTTAAAGATCCAGCTCTAGTTCGGGCCAATATCCCGAACTATTAA
- the LOC126742855 gene encoding uncharacterized protein LOC126742855, which yields MMTGTTGFLVCALICQCFFTLCLSKILDKQPSFVSTCMITKPKEEFVSCSTNAVQNLFNEIPKGNKDIGLQVLDPLRVPFVKILQGGGGPVTVNASLTDVSVVGFGNTKIVLNSVDPETYDFYTKLHLPRLRIDGNYELLGRILVIPLRGKGSCWFDAKDLDINVKSDVIMEKRDGFHFFNVTDVHVKFSIGGLKLHMGNLFEGIKALEDSTNAYLNANWRPVAESLNPILSKTIEDIMLDILQKVFDNIR from the exons ATGATGACCGGGACAACAGGTTTTTTAGTATGTGCTCTTATTTGCCAGTGTTTTTTTACATTGTGTCTGAGCAAAATATTGGATAAACAAC catCGTTTGTTAGTACCTGCATGATCACCAAGCCCAAAGAAGAATTTGTAAGTTGTTCTACCAATGCAGTTCAAAatctttttaatgaaattccaAAGGGAAATAAAGATATTGGACTTCAAGTTCTTGATCCTCTTCGGGTCCCTTTTGTAAAA attctCCAAGGAGGCGGTGGTCCAGTGACAGTAAATGCTTCATTAACTGACGTCTCTGTCGTAGGATTTGgtaatacaaaaattgttttaaatagcGTAGATCCCGAAACATATGACTTTTATACAAAACTGCATTTACCCAGGCTCAGAATAGATGGTAATTACGAGCTTTTGGGAAGAATATTAGTGATACCTTTAAGGGGAAAGGGTAGCTGTTGGTTTGATGCTA AGGACCTTGACATCAACGTAAAGTCCGATGTAATTATGGAGAAACGTGATGGATTTCATTTCTTTAACGTAACTGATGTTCATGTTAAATTTAGCATTGGAGGTCTAAAATTGCACATGGGAAATTTGTTTGAAGGAATTAAGGCACTGG aggatTCCACTAATGCCTATCTTAACGCTAACTGGCGGCCAGTTGCAGAATCTCTAAATCCAATCCTGTCAAAGACCATTGAAGATATTATGTTGGACATATTGCAAAAAGTGTTCGATAATATtcgataa